From Tripterygium wilfordii isolate XIE 37 chromosome 16, ASM1340144v1, whole genome shotgun sequence, one genomic window encodes:
- the LOC119981219 gene encoding disease resistance response protein 206-like yields the protein MAPKNCIAIVFIVFLAMSSCSAYQTKKKQHKPCKELVLFFHDILYNGKNERNSTAVIVAAPEGFNRTILADKFHFGNIVVFDDPITLDNNLHSPSIGRAQGMYIYDTKSTFTGWLGFSFFFNSTQHQGSINFMGADPILVKARDISVVGGTGDFFMHRGVATLMTDAFEGEVYFRLRVDIKFYECW from the coding sequence ATGGCACCAAAAAATTGCATTGCCATTGTCTTCATTGTCTTCCTTGCTATGTCTTCATGTTCTGCTTATCAAACTAAAAAGAAGCAGCACAAGCCCTGTAAGGAGTTAGTGTTGTTCTTCCATGACATTCTCTACAATGGCAAGAACGAACGCAATTCCACGGCGGTTATCGTGGCAGCCCCGGAAGGGTTCAACCGGACGATACTGGCAGATAAGTTCCATTTTGGGAACATTGTGGTGTTTGATGACCCAATCACACTTGACAACAATCTTCACTCGCCATCAATTGGAAGGGCTCAAGGGATGTACATTTATGACACTAAAAGCACCTTCACCGGCTGGTtgggtttttctttcttcttcaatagTACACAACACCAAGGGAGTATAAACTTTATGGGCGCGGATCCGATTCTGGTGAAGGCTAGAGACATTTCTGTGGTGGGTGGAACTGGTGATTTCTTCATGCATAGAGGAGTTGCAACTTTGATGACTGATGCTTTTGAAGGCGAAGTCTATTTTAGGCTCCGGGTTGATATTAAATTCTATGAGTGCTGGTAG